The following are encoded in a window of Haloarcula laminariae genomic DNA:
- a CDS encoding protein-L-isoaspartate O-methyltransferase family protein, translating to MDPAVLRGDMVDSLQHESKGVVQSEWLSAAMRSVPREAFVGEQQAYSDRPFERLGTRVLSPSTAARLLEALAPEDDDEVLVVGAGVGYTAAVLAERVGAARVQAVDITRRLVYDARSNLAEVGHEAVLVDRRDGAEGLPEYAPYDRILLEAAAVEPPRALLDQLATDGRLVMPLGTNEQTLAIVDADGRAERLGTVAFQPMLVEGEQADTVERNRTRREDREHAQRSAQSRAGWEQDWIDWD from the coding sequence ATGGACCCAGCGGTGCTCCGGGGCGACATGGTCGACAGCCTGCAACACGAGAGCAAGGGCGTCGTCCAGAGCGAGTGGCTCTCGGCAGCGATGCGGTCGGTCCCGCGCGAGGCCTTTGTCGGCGAGCAGCAGGCGTATTCGGACCGCCCGTTCGAGCGACTCGGGACCCGCGTCCTCTCGCCCAGCACCGCGGCGCGACTGCTGGAGGCGCTCGCCCCGGAGGACGACGACGAGGTGCTCGTCGTCGGCGCCGGCGTGGGGTACACCGCCGCCGTGCTGGCAGAGCGGGTCGGCGCCGCCCGCGTACAGGCCGTTGACATCACCCGCCGGCTCGTCTACGACGCGCGGTCGAACCTCGCCGAGGTGGGACACGAGGCCGTTCTGGTCGACCGGCGCGACGGCGCCGAGGGGCTCCCGGAGTACGCCCCGTACGACCGGATTCTGCTGGAGGCGGCCGCCGTCGAGCCGCCCCGGGCCCTGCTCGACCAGCTGGCGACCGACGGCCGGCTCGTGATGCCGCTGGGCACGAACGAGCAGACGCTCGCTATCGTCGACGCCGACGGGCGGGCCGAGCGCCTGGGCACTGTCGCCTTCCAGCCGATGCTCGTCGAGGGCGAACAGGCCGACACGGTCGAGCGCAACCGGACCCGCCGCGAGGACCGTGAACACGCCCAGCGCTCGGCCCAGTCCCGGGCCGGCTGGGAGCAGGACTGGATCGACTGGGACTAG
- a CDS encoding CrcB family protein → MTESHPLLTVETVVLIGIGGFAGSNLRYFVGSLVPGLQGTLIVNALGSFALGCLLYEAIHLGVLADETKLAATTGFLSSFTTYSTFAVETALTPEWAVANVLASYALGFGGVLVARQAVAAVERREQRW, encoded by the coding sequence ATGACAGAGTCACATCCACTGCTGACGGTCGAAACGGTCGTGCTGATAGGCATCGGCGGCTTCGCCGGCTCGAACCTCCGGTACTTCGTCGGCTCGCTGGTCCCCGGGCTGCAGGGGACGCTCATCGTGAACGCCCTCGGGAGCTTCGCGCTGGGCTGTCTGCTGTACGAGGCGATACATCTCGGCGTCCTGGCCGACGAGACCAAACTCGCCGCGACGACCGGCTTCCTCTCCTCGTTTACCACCTACAGCACGTTCGCCGTCGAGACCGCGCTGACCCCGGAGTGGGCCGTGGCGAACGTCCTCGCGAGCTACGCGCTGGGCTTTGGCGGCGTGCTCGTCGCTCGCCAAGCGGTCGCCGCCGTCGAACGGAGGGAGCAGCGATGGTGA
- a CDS encoding cyclase family protein, translated as MPVADLSHPIESGMPVYPGDPAVTIDSHATMAADGYRVSALSCGSHTGTHVDAPSHTEPDGATLDELPVSRFVRDAVRVDLRDRGAREPIRPADLPTVDAGAVVLWTGWDRHWGEPKYLDHPYLTPDAARHCVEQGYDVATDALNVDPTPADGASGSDDPHATDGASNDPQIPADHPDAGVPAHHELLGNGRLIAENLTNLDSVPARFELTALPLALAEGDGGPVRAVARWD; from the coding sequence ATGCCCGTTGCCGACCTCTCTCACCCTATCGAGTCGGGGATGCCAGTCTATCCCGGCGACCCCGCTGTCACTATCGACAGCCACGCGACGATGGCCGCCGACGGCTACCGCGTCTCGGCGCTCTCGTGTGGCAGCCACACCGGCACCCACGTCGACGCGCCCAGCCACACCGAACCCGACGGCGCCACGCTCGACGAGTTGCCCGTCTCGCGGTTCGTCCGGGACGCCGTGCGCGTGGACCTCCGGGACCGCGGCGCGCGCGAACCGATTCGGCCCGCGGACCTGCCGACGGTCGACGCCGGTGCGGTCGTCCTGTGGACCGGCTGGGACCGCCACTGGGGCGAACCCAAGTATCTGGACCACCCCTACCTCACGCCTGACGCGGCCCGCCACTGCGTCGAGCAGGGGTACGACGTGGCCACCGACGCGCTCAACGTCGACCCGACGCCGGCAGACGGTGCGAGCGGGAGTGACGACCCGCACGCGACCGACGGGGCGAGTAACGACCCGCAGATTCCCGCCGACCACCCCGACGCGGGCGTCCCCGCCCACCACGAACTGCTCGGGAACGGCCGGCTCATCGCGGAGAACCTGACGAACCTCGACAGCGTTCCGGCGCGGTTCGAACTCACCGCGCTCCCGCTCGCGCTCGCCGAGGGCGACGGCGGGCCCGTGCGAGCAGTCGCCCGCTGGGACTGA
- a CDS encoding NUDIX domain-containing protein, which translates to MDGPVVTCFLRNDGEILLLRRSDGAGRSRGQWDGVAGPVERDDGTERDPETAARAEIAEKTGLADAVTLVRPGEPVPVEDGERRFPVHPFLFDCDSRAVEADDGTAEYEWVHAPEILRRETVPWLWASYDRVRPRVATLADRTHGSAWLSLRALETLRDESALAGLNRDGAGETSERDGDGWSALADLARRLRGSRPSMAVLENRVNRVMTAAIDERTAEAVERAGRGAIAQAVDADSEAARLAVDAVGERVATLSRSGTVAAALRAADPEAVLVAESRPGGEGVGVAESLADAAAVTLTTDAAFPFELDEWDADTLVVGADRVLPDGRVVNKAGTRGAALAAAEAGVDCLVVAASDKVAADGEYDLEPRDPDELYDGDADVTVANPTFDVTPADAVASVVTEQGQLSTDEVAAVAAAHREWTAWDR; encoded by the coding sequence ATGGACGGACCGGTCGTCACCTGCTTCCTGCGCAACGACGGCGAGATACTGCTCCTGCGCCGGAGCGACGGCGCCGGGCGCTCTCGGGGCCAGTGGGACGGGGTGGCCGGCCCAGTCGAGCGCGACGACGGCACCGAGCGCGACCCCGAGACGGCCGCACGCGCCGAAATCGCCGAGAAAACCGGCTTGGCCGACGCCGTCACGCTCGTCCGGCCGGGCGAGCCCGTCCCCGTCGAAGACGGCGAGCGACGCTTTCCGGTTCACCCGTTCCTGTTCGACTGTGACTCGCGGGCCGTCGAAGCCGACGACGGGACCGCCGAGTACGAGTGGGTCCACGCGCCCGAAATCCTGCGCCGCGAAACGGTCCCGTGGCTGTGGGCCAGCTACGACCGCGTTCGGCCCCGGGTAGCGACCCTCGCCGACCGGACGCACGGCTCGGCGTGGCTCTCCCTGCGCGCGCTCGAAACGCTCCGCGACGAGTCGGCGCTGGCGGGGCTGAACCGAGACGGGGCGGGAGAGACGAGCGAGCGCGACGGCGACGGCTGGTCGGCGCTGGCCGACCTCGCCCGCCGCCTGCGGGGCTCTCGCCCGTCGATGGCGGTGCTCGAAAACCGCGTGAACCGCGTGATGACCGCGGCGATAGACGAACGGACTGCCGAGGCCGTCGAGCGGGCCGGCCGCGGCGCCATCGCCCAGGCCGTCGACGCCGACAGCGAGGCCGCCCGACTGGCCGTCGACGCCGTTGGCGAGCGGGTGGCGACGCTGTCGCGGTCGGGGACCGTCGCGGCGGCGCTCCGGGCGGCCGACCCCGAGGCCGTGCTGGTGGCCGAGTCCCGGCCCGGCGGCGAGGGCGTCGGTGTCGCCGAGTCACTGGCCGACGCGGCGGCCGTGACGCTGACCACGGACGCGGCCTTCCCGTTCGAACTCGACGAGTGGGACGCCGACACGCTGGTCGTCGGCGCGGACCGGGTGTTGCCCGACGGGCGCGTCGTCAACAAGGCGGGCACCCGCGGGGCGGCGCTGGCGGCGGCCGAGGCGGGCGTCGACTGTCTGGTCGTCGCGGCCAGCGACAAGGTCGCCGCCGACGGCGAGTACGACCTGGAGCCCCGCGACCCCGACGAACTGTACGACGGAGACGCCGACGTGACCGTGGCGAACCCGACCTTCGACGTGACGCCGGCCGACGCGGTCGCGTCGGTCGTGACCGAGCAGGGACAGCTCTCGACGGACGAAGTGGCGGCCGTCGCGGCCGCTCACCGGGAGTGGACGGCGTGGGACCGGTAG
- a CDS encoding MBL fold metallo-hydrolase — MTVRHEGLTIDWLGYATIRIAGEDRVVYTDPGRYGVLTGEWEPHADGIGHPPSTDYRAEDADIVCVTHIHHYDPDGIERVANEDTTIVAFEGIDGRDVERDLPSIVDLPYEVREVDAKSQLEVDGVPIWTSPAHNEPDGKHTLPDGTPYHPEGFGCGFMVEVDGTRVYYPGDSDVLPGHRTLETSVFCPPIGPRATMDRHEAAGLAATIEPRLVMPVHYNTFSNLEADAREFAADVAESGIPVVLDER; from the coding sequence ATGACTGTCCGCCACGAGGGCCTGACTATCGACTGGCTGGGGTATGCCACGATACGCATCGCCGGCGAGGACCGCGTGGTGTACACCGACCCCGGGCGCTACGGCGTCCTCACGGGGGAGTGGGAGCCACACGCCGACGGCATCGGCCACCCGCCGTCGACCGACTACCGCGCCGAGGACGCCGACATCGTCTGTGTGACCCACATCCACCACTACGACCCCGACGGCATCGAGCGGGTCGCGAACGAGGACACCACTATCGTCGCCTTCGAGGGCATCGACGGCCGCGACGTCGAGCGGGACCTGCCCTCTATCGTCGACCTCCCCTACGAGGTCCGCGAGGTCGACGCCAAGTCACAGCTGGAGGTCGACGGCGTCCCCATCTGGACCTCGCCGGCCCACAACGAGCCCGACGGCAAGCACACGCTGCCCGACGGCACGCCCTACCACCCCGAGGGCTTCGGCTGTGGGTTCATGGTCGAGGTCGACGGGACCCGCGTCTACTACCCCGGCGACAGCGACGTGTTGCCGGGCCATCGCACCCTGGAGACATCGGTGTTCTGTCCGCCCATCGGCCCGCGGGCGACGATGGACCGCCACGAGGCCGCCGGGCTGGCGGCGACCATCGAGCCCCGCCTCGTCATGCCGGTCCACTACAACACCTTCTCCAACCTCGAAGCGGACGCCCGCGAGTTCGCCGCGGACGTGGCCGAATCGGGGATTCCCGTCGTGCTGGACGAGCGCTGA
- a CDS encoding HVO_0476 family zinc finger protein — MSDATPGERIGLPCPACSPDIETVHEVLKPGGHVTVRCTECDHVHKEALPDDTTLQRDVVVSQDGESFKAQVDVPEGEQLAVGEEFLLETEEAVVSARITSLETDEGRTEEAPVEDVGTIWSRAVGNVAVNVTMHPKDGRHDETESFKLQVPGDYEFTVGETEEFRDEEFTVEGIHVRDDATGYEHEKLDFDGDMVFAKDINRLYVRDESSTAWSAW, encoded by the coding sequence ATGAGCGACGCCACACCCGGGGAGCGCATCGGGCTCCCCTGTCCGGCCTGTTCGCCGGATATCGAGACCGTCCACGAGGTACTGAAGCCCGGCGGCCACGTCACCGTGCGCTGTACGGAGTGCGACCACGTCCACAAGGAGGCGCTGCCAGACGACACCACCCTCCAGCGCGATGTCGTCGTCTCCCAGGACGGCGAGTCCTTCAAAGCGCAGGTCGACGTGCCGGAGGGCGAACAGCTGGCCGTCGGCGAGGAGTTCCTGCTGGAGACCGAGGAAGCGGTCGTCTCCGCCCGTATCACGAGCCTCGAGACCGACGAGGGGCGCACCGAGGAGGCCCCGGTCGAGGACGTCGGGACCATCTGGTCGCGCGCGGTCGGGAACGTCGCGGTCAACGTCACGATGCACCCGAAGGACGGCCGCCACGACGAGACCGAGAGCTTCAAGCTCCAGGTCCCCGGCGACTACGAGTTCACCGTCGGCGAGACCGAGGAGTTCCGCGACGAGGAGTTCACGGTCGAGGGCATCCACGTCCGCGACGACGCGACGGGCTACGAACACGAGAAGCTGGATTTCGACGGCGACATGGTGTTCGCCAAGGACATCAACCGCCTCTACGTCCGCGACGAGTCCTCGACGGCCTGGTCGGCCTGGTAA
- a CDS encoding aminopeptidase: MDNSSLRRPAETAIKQCLDLRPGESCAVITDDKRKAIGEALYRVAGEITDDAVFVRYPPGEQHGEEPPRPVAGAMRTADVVLAPTTKSLTHTEARSDANAAGARVATLPGITEGVFLMGLDADYEAIEGHCQDVLAQVDGAEEIRVTTPQGTDITFGLGAREWHLDTGIVHNAGEMSNLPAGEVFIAPETADGTFVVDGTMRPHGKLDDKLLSFEVEDGYVTDISDPEIREQVETAAEEVGRDAYNLAELGIGTNVAVTDLVGSVLLDEKAGGTVHIAVGDDHAIGGDTHAPIHLDGILTEPTVYADGDEIELPRGE; encoded by the coding sequence ATGGACAACTCCTCGCTCCGTCGACCCGCAGAAACCGCCATCAAGCAGTGTCTGGACCTCCGACCCGGCGAGTCGTGTGCGGTCATCACCGACGACAAGCGCAAGGCCATCGGCGAAGCGCTCTATCGCGTCGCCGGCGAGATCACCGACGACGCCGTCTTCGTGCGCTACCCGCCGGGCGAGCAACACGGCGAGGAGCCCCCGCGCCCCGTGGCCGGTGCGATGCGGACCGCCGACGTGGTGTTGGCCCCGACGACGAAGAGTCTGACCCACACCGAGGCCCGCAGCGACGCCAACGCCGCCGGCGCCCGCGTCGCGACGCTCCCGGGCATCACCGAGGGCGTCTTCCTGATGGGACTGGACGCCGACTACGAGGCCATCGAGGGCCACTGTCAGGACGTGCTCGCCCAGGTCGACGGCGCCGAGGAGATACGGGTCACGACGCCCCAGGGTACCGATATCACCTTCGGTCTCGGGGCCCGCGAGTGGCACCTGGATACGGGTATCGTCCACAACGCGGGCGAGATGTCGAACCTCCCCGCCGGCGAGGTGTTCATCGCGCCCGAGACCGCCGACGGCACCTTCGTCGTCGACGGGACGATGCGTCCCCACGGGAAACTCGACGACAAGCTCCTCTCTTTCGAGGTCGAGGACGGCTACGTCACCGACATCTCGGACCCGGAGATACGCGAACAGGTCGAGACGGCCGCCGAGGAGGTGGGCCGGGACGCCTACAACCTCGCCGAACTGGGCATCGGGACCAACGTCGCCGTCACGGACCTCGTCGGCTCCGTGTTGCTCGACGAGAAGGCGGGAGGGACTGTCCACATCGCTGTCGGCGACGACCACGCCATCGGCGGGGACACCCACGCGCCCATCCACCTCGACGGCATCCTGACGGAGCCGACGGTGTACGCGGACGGCGACGAAATCGAACTGCCCCGCGGCGAATAA
- a CDS encoding aminotransferase class V-fold PLP-dependent enzyme translates to MDPAELRAAIPALDRCTYCNTGASGPSPRTVVRAATDFLEHHAFEAPGGEGPYTVAFDALEAAREVAAGHLGARPADVAFTRSTADGINLVAGAIDFQPGDVVVRTDLEHPAGTLPWDRLADTHDIEVRVLETEAGRVDLDELKAAVDGARLLLTSSLTWSHGTQLPVSEMVDIAHDAGAQVLVDAVQSVGQHPVDVGEWGADFVATAGHKWLLGVWGSGMLYADPDALDSLRQTRIGYRSVQEMGADDYAYHEGARRFEVGTTSPAPYVALAEAIETMESVGLDTVESRVAGLTDRLKEGLGDRLLSPEGYESGLVTFEADDPEATVERLGEQGIVVRSLPYPEAVRASIHVFNTPGEIDAILDAVA, encoded by the coding sequence ATGGACCCCGCGGAGCTTCGCGCGGCGATACCCGCACTCGACCGCTGTACGTACTGCAACACGGGCGCGAGCGGCCCCAGCCCGCGCACCGTCGTCAGGGCGGCGACGGACTTCCTGGAACACCACGCCTTCGAGGCGCCCGGCGGCGAGGGACCCTACACTGTCGCCTTCGACGCCCTCGAAGCCGCTCGCGAGGTCGCCGCCGGCCACCTCGGCGCCCGCCCCGCCGACGTGGCCTTCACCCGCTCGACGGCCGACGGCATCAACCTCGTCGCCGGTGCTATCGACTTCCAGCCCGGCGACGTGGTCGTCCGCACCGACCTCGAACACCCCGCCGGGACGCTGCCCTGGGACCGGCTGGCAGACACCCACGACATCGAGGTCCGGGTGCTGGAGACCGAGGCCGGACGCGTAGACCTGGACGAGCTGAAAGCCGCCGTCGACGGCGCCCGACTGCTTCTCACCAGTTCGCTGACCTGGAGCCACGGCACCCAGCTACCGGTCAGCGAGATGGTGGACATCGCCCACGACGCCGGGGCGCAGGTGCTCGTCGACGCCGTCCAGTCGGTCGGGCAACACCCGGTCGACGTGGGCGAGTGGGGCGCCGACTTCGTCGCGACGGCGGGTCACAAGTGGCTGCTGGGCGTGTGGGGCAGCGGCATGCTGTACGCCGACCCCGACGCCCTCGACTCGCTTCGCCAGACCCGCATCGGCTACCGCAGCGTCCAGGAGATGGGCGCCGACGACTACGCCTACCACGAGGGCGCCCGCCGCTTCGAGGTCGGCACCACGTCGCCGGCGCCCTACGTCGCGCTCGCGGAGGCCATCGAGACGATGGAATCGGTGGGGCTCGACACCGTCGAATCGCGCGTCGCGGGCCTGACCGACCGGCTGAAGGAGGGGCTCGGCGACCGGCTCTTGAGCCCCGAAGGGTACGAATCCGGGCTCGTCACCTTCGAGGCCGACGACCCCGAGGCGACCGTCGAGCGCCTGGGCGAGCAGGGTATCGTCGTCCGGTCGCTCCCCTACCCCGAGGCCGTGCGGGCGTCGATTCACGTCTTCAACACTCCCGGGGAAATCGACGCGATACTCGACGCAGTGGCGTAG
- the crcB gene encoding fluoride efflux transporter CrcB, with product MVTIDPAHLVGTGGAIGALCRHYLGSAVDVEGFPLGTLTVNVVGSFVLGLVTFAGLDTELLLLVGTGACGSFTTFSSFSFDTVRLWESGERLRAGVNAAANLVGAMAAIGLAWGVVALAGL from the coding sequence ATGGTGACTATCGACCCCGCCCACCTCGTCGGGACCGGCGGCGCTATCGGCGCCCTCTGCCGGCACTATCTGGGGTCGGCGGTCGACGTCGAGGGGTTCCCGCTGGGGACGCTCACCGTCAACGTCGTCGGGAGCTTCGTCCTCGGGCTGGTCACGTTCGCCGGCCTCGACACCGAGCTCCTCCTCCTCGTCGGCACCGGCGCCTGCGGCTCGTTCACGACGTTCTCCTCGTTCTCGTTCGACACCGTCCGCCTGTGGGAGTCGGGCGAGCGACTGCGGGCGGGGGTCAACGCGGCCGCGAACCTGGTCGGCGCCATGGCGGCCATCGGGCTGGCGTGGGGGGTCGTCGCCCTCGCCGGGCTGTAA
- the otsB gene encoding trehalose-phosphatase — MTAPVADANSVDRRLGGADGLLVALDFDGTLAPIEDDPDAPEITPANRRAVERLVSRPDTLVAVVSGRQLADLRPRVGIEGVRYVGNHGLEYTVDGERAVHPEAEARTDDLRAAREEITARLADMEGVHVEDKAVTLTVHYRRARTASPGDVAAVVDDVVDPIEGLETGSGKMIVEVKPTVDWHKGAIVERLRDEVPESWGTVYVGDDTTDEDAFEVLGAGDLGVVVGEHATAADYRVPTQSAVSELLTRLAGVLDGETPDEVSTE, encoded by the coding sequence GTGACGGCCCCGGTCGCGGACGCCAACAGTGTCGACCGACGGCTCGGCGGGGCCGACGGGCTGCTCGTCGCGCTGGACTTCGACGGGACGCTCGCGCCCATCGAGGACGACCCGGACGCCCCCGAGATAACGCCGGCCAACCGGCGAGCGGTCGAGCGGCTCGTTTCCCGCCCGGACACGCTCGTCGCCGTCGTCTCCGGCCGCCAGCTCGCCGACCTCCGGCCCCGAGTCGGCATCGAGGGGGTCCGCTACGTCGGCAACCACGGCCTGGAGTACACGGTCGACGGGGAGCGGGCGGTCCACCCCGAAGCCGAGGCGCGGACGGACGACCTGCGGGCCGCCCGCGAGGAGATAACGGCCCGGCTGGCCGACATGGAGGGGGTCCACGTGGAGGACAAGGCGGTCACCCTCACCGTCCACTACCGGCGCGCACGGACCGCCTCGCCCGGGGACGTCGCGGCCGTCGTGGACGACGTGGTCGACCCAATCGAGGGGCTGGAGACGGGCAGCGGCAAGATGATAGTCGAGGTCAAGCCGACCGTCGACTGGCACAAGGGCGCCATCGTCGAGCGCCTGCGCGACGAGGTGCCAGAGAGCTGGGGGACGGTGTACGTCGGCGACGACACCACCGACGAGGACGCCTTCGAGGTGCTCGGTGCGGGTGATCTCGGGGTGGTGGTCGGCGAGCACGCGACCGCGGCCGACTACCGCGTCCCGACCCAGTCGGCGGTGTCGGAGCTGCTGACCCGGCTCGCCGGCGTCCTCGACGGCGAGACGCCGGACGAGGTGTCCACAGAATAG
- a CDS encoding DUF1648 domain-containing protein: MSPSWSRADGLAVGLVAPAGVALWPRLPAEVAIHFSASGAPDNYVPKAVGVAVLPAVMLATVIVMRAAMAADPPSDPQTGPVVVLATTAFLGVVHVLVLAWNAGYAVPLDGLLPGSLVFAALLVGYTLWRERYAPG, translated from the coding sequence ATGTCGCCGTCATGGTCCCGGGCCGACGGGCTCGCCGTCGGACTCGTCGCCCCCGCCGGGGTCGCCCTCTGGCCTCGGCTGCCCGCCGAGGTCGCTATCCACTTCTCGGCGTCGGGCGCCCCCGACAACTACGTCCCGAAAGCCGTCGGCGTCGCCGTACTCCCGGCCGTCATGTTGGCAACGGTAATCGTGATGCGGGCCGCCATGGCGGCGGACCCGCCCTCGGACCCACAGACCGGCCCCGTGGTCGTCCTCGCCACGACGGCGTTTCTGGGTGTCGTCCACGTCCTCGTCCTCGCCTGGAACGCCGGGTACGCGGTCCCACTCGACGGGCTCCTCCCCGGGTCGCTCGTCTTCGCGGCGCTGCTGGTCGGCTACACGCTCTGGCGCGAGAGGTACGCCCCGGGATGA
- a CDS encoding alpha,alpha-trehalose-phosphate synthase (UDP-forming) yields the protein MTNSKAGSDTDSDPEATTSTDWANAIGDGGLVVVSNRQPYSHTYDGDDIAVEVHAGGLTAGLDPVMQAVGGTWIAWGDGDADREVVDENDCVPAPPDDPGYTLRRVWLDDDEVDDYYYGFSNQVLWPICHSALTNVTEWERYWEQYQSVNERFVDAVADHADPGDIVWFQDYHFALAPAIARERLDDDTVLMQFWHIPWPAWDTFRGCPHGEAIVEGVLGNDLLVFHVPRYRENFLHCVERVLDDATVDHETGTVRYDGGTTQVTEFPMGVEVDKIARRARSAEADEFWADFTEKYQVADTVALGVDRLDYSKGIPERLRALEQFWERNPEWRGKLTYVEKGSETRSRIDSYQQVQDQIEAGVERVNDRFGTDDWTPVLSFDEYISPTALASLYRHSDLALVSPIRDGMNLVAQEYVAAQVDDDGVLILSDQAGAGSILDAALLVTPQNTGAFTDAIERALTMRGAERRARMQRLREQVSENDLATWTGLNLRAAMALRDGDGSATEPGLPTGGQP from the coding sequence ATGACTAACAGTAAGGCCGGCTCGGACACGGACTCCGACCCGGAGGCGACCACGTCGACCGACTGGGCGAACGCCATCGGCGACGGTGGACTCGTCGTGGTCTCGAACCGCCAGCCGTACAGCCACACATACGACGGGGACGACATCGCCGTCGAAGTCCACGCGGGGGGCCTGACGGCCGGGCTGGACCCGGTGATGCAGGCGGTCGGCGGGACGTGGATCGCGTGGGGGGACGGCGACGCCGACCGGGAGGTCGTCGACGAGAACGACTGCGTGCCGGCCCCGCCCGACGACCCCGGCTACACGCTCCGCCGCGTCTGGCTTGACGACGACGAGGTCGACGACTACTACTACGGCTTCAGCAACCAGGTGCTCTGGCCCATCTGTCACTCGGCGCTGACGAACGTCACGGAGTGGGAGCGCTACTGGGAGCAGTACCAGTCGGTCAACGAGCGGTTCGTCGACGCCGTCGCGGACCACGCCGACCCGGGCGACATCGTCTGGTTCCAGGACTACCACTTCGCGCTCGCGCCGGCTATCGCCCGCGAGCGGCTCGACGACGACACCGTGTTGATGCAGTTCTGGCACATCCCCTGGCCGGCCTGGGACACCTTCCGGGGCTGTCCCCACGGCGAAGCGATAGTCGAAGGGGTACTCGGCAACGACCTGCTCGTCTTTCACGTCCCCCGCTACCGGGAGAACTTCCTGCACTGCGTCGAGCGGGTCCTCGACGACGCGACCGTCGACCACGAGACCGGGACGGTGCGCTACGACGGCGGGACGACGCAGGTCACGGAGTTCCCGATGGGCGTCGAAGTGGACAAGATAGCCCGGCGGGCGCGCTCCGCGGAAGCCGACGAGTTCTGGGCCGACTTCACCGAGAAGTATCAGGTCGCGGACACCGTCGCCCTCGGCGTCGACCGGCTGGACTACAGCAAGGGCATCCCCGAGCGGCTTCGGGCCCTGGAGCAGTTCTGGGAGCGCAACCCCGAGTGGCGGGGGAAACTCACCTACGTCGAGAAGGGCAGCGAGACACGCTCGCGGATTGACTCCTACCAGCAGGTCCAGGACCAGATAGAGGCCGGCGTCGAGCGCGTCAACGACCGCTTTGGCACCGACGACTGGACGCCGGTCCTCTCCTTCGACGAGTACATCTCGCCGACGGCGCTGGCGAGCCTCTACCGTCACAGCGACCTGGCGCTGGTCAGTCCGATTCGGGACGGGATGAACCTCGTCGCCCAGGAGTACGTCGCGGCCCAGGTCGACGACGACGGCGTGCTCATCCTCAGCGACCAGGCGGGCGCGGGCAGTATACTCGACGCCGCGCTGCTGGTCACGCCCCAGAACACCGGCGCCTTCACCGACGCCATCGAGCGCGCTCTCACGATGCGCGGCGCGGAACGGCGCGCCCGGATGCAGCGCCTCCGCGAGCAGGTATCCGAGAACGACCTCGCGACGTGGACGGGGCTGAACCTGCGGGCGGCGATGGCGCTGCGGGACGGCGACGGCTCCGCGACCGAACCGGGGCTCCCGACCGGAGGCCAGCCGTGA
- a CDS encoding DUF7382 domain-containing protein, translating into MPHSLWRDERAIEGLPIRLVIALVVGVACLGVMMSTISGLGTIQVTEVDVEPDPEVTGPGDTDVTVTVVDPKGSPVADATVVAKSGTATLDSVTTATTGDDGEAALSVDPSLGPNQQEGTVTFSVKPPSSGNYRDEQSNTELLVVRNG; encoded by the coding sequence ATGCCTCACTCACTGTGGCGTGACGAACGGGCGATAGAGGGACTCCCCATCAGGCTGGTCATCGCGCTGGTCGTCGGCGTCGCCTGTCTCGGGGTGATGATGAGCACCATCTCGGGGCTCGGGACGATTCAGGTGACCGAGGTGGACGTCGAACCCGACCCCGAGGTGACCGGGCCCGGCGACACCGACGTGACCGTCACCGTCGTCGACCCGAAGGGGTCGCCGGTCGCGGACGCGACGGTCGTCGCAAAGAGCGGTACCGCGACCCTCGACAGCGTTACCACGGCCACGACGGGCGACGACGGCGAGGCGGCGCTGTCGGTCGACCCGTCGCTGGGACCGAACCAGCAGGAGGGGACGGTGACGTTCTCGGTGAAACCGCCCTCCAGCGGGAACTACCGGGACGAGCAGTCCAACACGGAGCTACTGGTGGTGAGAAACGGCTAG